One genomic segment of Sminthopsis crassicaudata isolate SCR6 chromosome 4, ASM4859323v1, whole genome shotgun sequence includes these proteins:
- the LOC141566043 gene encoding calcium homeostasis modulator protein 6-like, giving the protein MEKFKHVMDLLIKYHTVLGYSLLSLLTAGGERIFSSVVFQCPCSATWNLPYSLVFLLVPALILFLLSCLLSTRAKRLMTGCCATSREEYESREDGPGLCVSMAMCCHFTLAAAVAPITWIAVALLGGGFYECAASGSTWASRLLCPDQEARNCSEQLPQVPCQKAKSEQVQELLKELKAHSQVAGWILIGLLVIILLIFTSITRCQSPLSFFHLKFWKLYCKKEEEILMNEATKHAIELAEENVKCFFDGSQPEEIKIPTSQEWKKISSQYSFSPGHQYYSVLHKYVNQRKGDCNT; this is encoded by the exons ATGGAGAAGTTTAAGCACGTGATGGACTTGTTGATTAAATACCACACTGTTTTAGGCTATAGTTTGTTGAGCCTGCTGACAGCTGGCGGAGAGCGCATCTTCTCAAGCGTAGTATTCCAATGTCCCTGCAGCGCTACCTGGAACCTTCCCTATTCCCTCGTCTTTCTCCTGGTTCCAGCCCTGATTCTTTTCTTGCTGAGCTGCCTTTTGAGTACCCGGGCTAAGAGACTCATGACAGGTTGCTGTGCTACAAGTCGAGAAGAATACGAGAGCAGAGAAGATGGACCGGGGCTGTGCGTTAGTATGGCAATGTGCTGTCACTTCACCTTGGCTGCTGCTGTGGCTCCCATCACCTGGATCGCAGTGGCGCTACTCGGGGGAGGTTTCTATGAGTGCGCAGCCAGTGGCAGCACGTGGGCATCTCGGCTGTTGTGCCCTGATCAGGAAGCCAGGAATTGTTCTGAGCAGCTGCCACAGGTGCCGTGCCAGAAAGCGAAGTCGGAGCAGGTCCAGGAGCTTTTGAAGGAGCTCAAGGCGCATTCCCAG GTGGCAGGTTGGATCCTGATAGGTCTTCTTGTGATTATTCTTCTGATTTTCACATCCATCACCAGATGCCAATCTCCACTTAGTTTTTTTCACCTTAAGTTCTGGAAACTATAttgtaaaaaggaagaagagattttgaTGAATGAAGCTACGAAGCATGCTATTGAATTGGCAGAAGAGAATGTCAAATGTTTCTTTGATGGCTCTCAGCCAGAAGAGATCAAAATACCAACGTCTCAAGAATGGAAGAAGATTTCATCACAGTATTCATTCAGTCCTGGACATCAATATTATAGTGTATTACATAAGTATGTTAACCAGAGGAAAGGTGACTGTAATACTTAG